One genomic segment of Panicum virgatum strain AP13 chromosome 2N, P.virgatum_v5, whole genome shotgun sequence includes these proteins:
- the LOC120662406 gene encoding F-box/LRR-repeat protein At3g26922-like — protein MLRARRSERRRRQPPTPEGSLGALPAEVQDNVLARLPARDVVRTSVLSPVWRHRWESVPDLDVDIDIDGVRSWETAVSVLERCANPVRRVSIRGVPLGLAGRADNWLRLVAGKSPRSVSLDLPARDTPAALPSLFSCDPAALAELRLRSCALPAPPVGFAGFHALAALSLDRVLFHGENGWRQVEAMLAAAPGLQELSLKHIVFHVADVGSIPGKWVIGGPNLRRLVLCLSLVGAGSWELGDLPKLEDADVMLNDSPVDRDYDKLFRAVSRVRELKLGNFDGVTYQGPFLTSLLFGFQNLRVLKLDTNFSIITTFVSTFYLLRRAQLLQVLEITNSFRDEEIFQEGVVAGFMLSVLPNSTLWFKNLEYLRMINISCSENEMRFIRHVLHRARNLRAVSVDMFEGSTKTAQEASRELKECQRASPAARISIKHGDSVCNV, from the exons ATGTTGCGTGCGCGGAGATCTGaacggcggaggcggcagcCGCCGACGCCGGAGGGCTCTCTAGGCGCTCTCCCAGCAGAGGTCCAGGACAACGTGCTCGCCCGTCTCCCCGCCCGCGACGTGGTGCGCACCTCCGTGCTGTCGCCGGTCTGGCGCCACCGCTGGGAGTCCGTGCCGGACCTCGACGTCGACATCGACATCGACGGCGTGCGCAGCTGGGAGACCGCCGTCAGCGTCCTGGAGCGCTGCGCCAACCCTGTCCGCCGCGTCAGCATCCGCGGCGTTCCCCTCGGCCTCGCCGGGCGCGCCGACAACTGGTTGCGCCTCGTCGCCGGCAAGAGCCCCCGCTCGGTCTCCCTAGACCTCCCCGCCCGCGACACGCCCGCCGCGCTGCCGTCGCTCTTCTCCTGCGACCCCGCCGCGCTAGCCGAGCTGAGGCTCAGATCCTGCGCCCTTCCGGCGCCGCCAGTCGGATTCGCCGGGTTCCATGCCCTGGCCGCGCTCTCGCTCGACCGGGTCCTCTTCCACGGCGAGAACGGGTGGAGGCAGGTGGAGGCCAtgctcgccgcggcgccgggccTCCAGGAGCTGAGCCTGAAACACATCGTCTTCCACGTAGCCGACGTCGGAAGCATCCCCGGCAAGTGGGTTATCGGAGGGCCCAACCTCCGGCGGCTTGTCCTGTGCCTGAGTCTCGTCGGCGCTGGCTCGTGGGAGCTTGGGGACCTGCCCAAGCTGGAGGATGCCGACGTCATGCTCAATGATTCCCCGGTCGACAGAGACTACGACAAGCTTTTCAGAGCGGTTTCCAGGGTCAGGGAGCTCAAGCTCGGTAATTTTGACGGTGTCACATATCAG GGACCGTTCCTGACAAGTCTTTTATTCGGATTCCAGAACCTAAGGGTTTTGAAACTTGACACAAACTTTTCTATTATCACGACATTCGTGTCGACATTTTACCTACTTCGCAGAGCTCAACTTCTTCAAGTTCTTGAAATTACG AATTCTTTTAGAGATGAGGAAATCTTTCAAGAGGGTGTAGTAGCTGGATTCATGCTCAGTGTCTTGCCGAATTCTACTTTATGGTTCAAAAATCTGGAATATCTGCGTATGATTAATATTTCATGCTCGGAAAATGAGATGCGCTTCATCCGCCATGTTCTTCACCGTGCAAGAAATCTCCGGGCAGTATCTGTGGACATGTTTGAGGGAAGTACAAAGACTGCTCAAGAAGCGTCGAGAGAGCTCAAAGAGTGTCAAAGAGCATCGCCAGCAGCAAGGATCAGCATTAAGCATGGAGATTCTGTTTGTAATGTTTGA